GATGTCTTTTACTAAGGTTTGTTCTGTTAGTTCGAGTTCGAAAATGTCTGCAGATAATGAAAATTCATCCAATAAATTTTTTAGAAAACCGGGTAAATCTTTATCAATAAATTGTCCCGCTGATAAATTAATGGCAATTCTAACATCAGTTAAGCCTTGCTCTCTAATCATCACCGCTAGTTCAAAACATCGATGAATAATCCAATAGCCCAGTTCAATCATATGCTGAGAGTTTTCTAAAATAGGAATGAAATCTTCAGGTGAAACCATGCCTCTTTCTGGATGTTTCCAGCGTAGAAGAGCCTCAAAGCCATATATTTTATTATCTGTAGCACGTAATTGCGGTTGTAAGCTTAAGCTAAATTGTTGTTTGGCAAGCGCTTGACGAACTTCTCCCTCTAGCATAACTCGATGGGCAACCCGCTGAAACATCTCTTGATGATAGATATGGAATTGGCTACCGCCATTGTCTTTCGCTTCATACATAGCAATATCGGCATGCGCAATTAAATTTTCGGCCTTTTCCTTACTAGACTCTGTATATGAAATACCAATACTAGTAGAAACATAAAAAATGCTTGAACCTAACTTTATTGGCTGTTTAAACTCGGCTAATAACTGCTCTGCGATATTAATGGCTTCATTTACCGAACTTAAGCCTCCTAACACCACAACAAACTCATCACCACCAAAACGGCAAGCTAAATCCATTTTACCCACACTTAAACGTACACGCTCTGCCGCTTGGATCAACAGTTTGTCGCCTTCTGTATGCCCGTTACTATCATTTACTTTTTTGAAGTCATCTAAATCTAGAAATAAAACAGCAACACCACCAGGGTAACGCCCAATATTGGCTATTGACTTACGTAACTGATAATTCAACATATTGCGATTAGGCAAACCGGTAAGTAAATCGTACATTGCAATATTTTCTAATTCTTTTGTTTTCTGCTCTACTTCAAGGTTTAATTGTTCTAATTCATAACTAAGCTCTAAGGCCGAATCACTTAAAAGGTCTAATTCATCAGAAAATAAAATAGGTCTTTTAAATTTAACCTCTCTAAATTGATCAAATCTTTTATTTGCAAGTAAAGGCAATGCACCAGACAAGCTTAATAAACGTTTACTAAACAGTCTAGCCATGCCATAAAGCACAAGTGCTAACACAAAGAATATAGCGCTAAGTGACATCAATAATTGTTGTCTATATTTGGCACTTTGTTCTTCGAAATCGGTTACATCATCTATTAATGATAAGTAAAATTCTTTTTCGCTATTATTTGCTAACGGTAACAAATTCACTAAGTAGCTTCTATCAAATAAGTCTATTTGCAAGCCATATTCAAGAACGAAATCTAAATTAGTTTCCTGATTGGCATTAAGCAAAGATATGGTGAGATCCATATTAGAAGAAGATATAACTTCAATATTGTTGTTTCTTTCTCTAGATTTTAGAGAAACACTCACGACGGCTACATCACTATTTAATGATGTGTTAATTGCGTACAGCATATCAACAAGGCTAGCTGTCATAGTAATCACTAACGTGTCACCATGATTATTCAATAAAGGAACACTGAGTAATAAATAGCACTCTTGTTGACATAGCACTTGATGGTTTGGGCTTTGAAGCTTCAGAACGTGATCAATATTATTTTGTGCGAATTCAGGTATCGTTGAGGTTTCAAAAAGTGACTTTTTATTGGCATCAACTAACCAAACATTTTCTATATTTAGATTAAGTTGCAAACCATCAAATTGATTAGCAAGCTGTTCTGCAAAAACAGTTAAATCTTGCTGCTGTGAAAACTTAGTTATCTCAGAAAAGGATTCAAGCCAAACATTCATTTTAGAGCGAAGAATATCACTGTGTAAGGCAAACTGAGCTTGGCCTTGCGCTAACGTATTTTGATGATATTGTTTATAATCATCTTGTAGTCGCGATAAAGAAAGGGCAGAAAAACCAACCGCTAAAATAAGTAATATTGATACTATCAATATTAATAACTTCGTTGGTACACTAATAAATCTTTTCATTATCAATAACTTCTCAATTAGAACCAATACATCAGCTGCATAGCCCAAAGTTCCCAATTTTTATGATCATTGGCGCTTGGATTAGGTAAAACAACTGGGGTAAGTCTACCACCGCCTTGAAGCCAGTGGTATTCAAGTCTTAACCTTAAATTACTAGAAAAATCGTATGACAAACCAATAACACTATCTCTATGATAACCAAAGTAAGCAGGAATAAGGCCACCAAATTCCTCTGACATTGCCTCTCCATTTTTATCATCTCGATCATTATAAAAATTTTCATAGCGAGCAAGCAAGGTTAATTCATCACTCACCTTAAATCGAGACTGTACATACATTCCCTGCCCAACGGGTGCTTTATTATATGTAGGAGTATAAAAGCCTTGGGAGTCAAATACTTCTTGATAAATTTCGCCACTAAGCTCCCAACGCTCTCCTTCATATAAAGCATTCATAGTGTAAAATTTAAAAGAAAATTCACCATCAAAAAATATGTCGCTAAAGTCCATTGCGTTATAACTAAAAACAGAATCTAAATAAGATATACCAAACCGCCACGAGGAAAAGCTAGGTTGCCAGTATAAGCTAGTTTGAAAATCATAATTTTGTTCTAGTGAACCTTTAATTTGATCACCTAAGATAATTTCACCCTGTTTATCTGAAATTATCGACGTACCGTAACTCAAATTAAAGTCAAAGTTTCCATAGTCATCATCACTATGACTTATTTTAAGTGCCGCCCCATCGCCGCCAACGGCAATATCTCGAAACCCATCAAAATAAACTGATTGTGGTAGAATAATACTAGGTCGAGCAAATGGAATATCTCTAGAGCTAGAATAAAGCCAATGATTATTTTTAAAGCGGCCTAAATAAAGATTGGCTTGCCAGCTTTCGCTTTTATATACTGACCAATCTAATAAAGCGTAATCAATACGAACATCTTCAGCGTATCTATTACCACCATTTAAGTATACGACTTGACCTGCTAGCCTTAAATTATCGTTTAACTGGTAGGAAGCATTAAAACCTACTTCTGTTAGTTTAGGCGATACTGCGCCATCATCATCAACAAAATCACTGTTTTCAACATCAATGATCCCTTGTGCAATAAAACCATGATATTGGAAATCTTGCCCTACAGCATCAATTGCAAACATAAATGAACATAGAGTAATTAATGCCCCAAGAAACAATTTTTCCATAGGTAAACTTACCACTTTAGTTTGTAATTTTAATAACATGTACACCCTCCATTCCTTGAGTTTTTTCAACGTAACCGATTGCACCGGGTGTCATTCGAACGCCTTCTAGAAGCTCTTCAGTTGTATTAACGGTAATAGGTGCAACCCCTAACCCAGAATAAGTTAATTTATTCCATATGCGGTCAAGTTGATAAGGAAACATTTGTAAACGTTCTTTACTAAAAGTTAAATGAAGCGCATGTTGACGGGGCAAAACAAAAACAGTAATTCTTTGAGCGTCGGCCCACTGTATTTGACGCATAGTAAAAATACGTCGTAATTGAGAAGTGGTTAATGTAGTTTCGCTAACATTAGGATGCGCGATTACTTCAACAGCTGAAGCAGTTGAACTAATACAACCTAAAAATATAAGCAAATATAAAAAGTAAGGTGTTTTGATAATACAATCCTTCTATACCTAACAATATTCAAAATGAATTTTTGTTAAATATTTACCAACTATTAAGCGGGGGATTTAATAATCACGGTAATTGGTATTAACTATAAATAAAACTTATAGTTAATTGAAAATGTTAAATAAAATCCAAAATACATTGATAAGATATCAGAAAACACTTGTTTAATACAACTAATACTTTGTTATTGCTAATAATAAATAAAAACCGCAAGGTATTGTTTATATTAAGTAACTATTTCAACTATCCCTTTAAAAACAGTGTATTAATTATCACTATTTATCTTATGAGTGTAGTAAACAATTATAAAAATAACCATTTTTTATGTCAGCAAAGAGATAAGACCAGTATTTTGCTGCTATATTCTGCGAAAACACTATAATAATCGTCAATAATAAAAAAAACGTTTTTTTATTCACAATATTATTATTTTATGTAATTATTGTAGGTAATATCAACTTTAAGGTGTTTTTAGCGAAGATGAGTACTAAGTTTGAGATTTTGGTGTTAAATGGACCTAATTTAAATATGTTAGGTAAGCGTGAGCCTGAAATTTATGGCGCACAAACATTAGACGAAATAATTGAAGCATTAGCAAAGCAAGCACAAGCGCAAGAGATTAAGCTTTCTCACTTGCAATCTAACGCTGAACATCTGCTCATAGAAGCGATACATCAAGCTTATAAAAAAGTAGATTTTATTATTATAAATCCTGCTGCATTTACACATACAAGTGTCGCGCTTCGTGACGCTTTATTGTCAGTAGATATACCATTTATTGAAGTACATTTATCTAATGTGCATGCAAGAGAAGAATTTAGACATCATTCCTATTTGTCTGATGTTGCAACCGGTGTGATTTGTGGGTTAGGTGCAAATGGATATAGTTATGCACTTCAATCTGCAGCAGC
The sequence above is a segment of the Colwellia sp. 20A7 genome. Coding sequences within it:
- a CDS encoding TonB-dependent receptor, whose amino-acid sequence is MLLKLQTKVVSLPMEKLFLGALITLCSFMFAIDAVGQDFQYHGFIAQGIIDVENSDFVDDDGAVSPKLTEVGFNASYQLNDNLRLAGQVVYLNGGNRYAEDVRIDYALLDWSVYKSESWQANLYLGRFKNNHWLYSSSRDIPFARPSIILPQSVYFDGFRDIAVGGDGAALKISHSDDDYGNFDFNLSYGTSIISDKQGEIILGDQIKGSLEQNYDFQTSLYWQPSFSSWRFGISYLDSVFSYNAMDFSDIFFDGEFSFKFYTMNALYEGERWELSGEIYQEVFDSQGFYTPTYNKAPVGQGMYVQSRFKVSDELTLLARYENFYNDRDDKNGEAMSEEFGGLIPAYFGYHRDSVIGLSYDFSSNLRLRLEYHWLQGGGRLTPVVLPNPSANDHKNWELWAMQLMYWF
- the aroQ gene encoding type II 3-dehydroquinate dehydratase, whose protein sequence is MSTKFEILVLNGPNLNMLGKREPEIYGAQTLDEIIEALAKQAQAQEIKLSHLQSNAEHLLIEAIHQAYKKVDFIIINPAAFTHTSVALRDALLSVDIPFIEVHLSNVHAREEFRHHSYLSDVATGVICGLGANGYSYALQSAAAWLNKT
- a CDS encoding bifunctional diguanylate cyclase/phosphodiesterase, which produces MKRFISVPTKLLILIVSILLILAVGFSALSLSRLQDDYKQYHQNTLAQGQAQFALHSDILRSKMNVWLESFSEITKFSQQQDLTVFAEQLANQFDGLQLNLNIENVWLVDANKKSLFETSTIPEFAQNNIDHVLKLQSPNHQVLCQQECYLLLSVPLLNNHGDTLVITMTASLVDMLYAINTSLNSDVAVVSVSLKSRERNNNIEVISSSNMDLTISLLNANQETNLDFVLEYGLQIDLFDRSYLVNLLPLANNSEKEFYLSLIDDVTDFEEQSAKYRQQLLMSLSAIFFVLALVLYGMARLFSKRLLSLSGALPLLANKRFDQFREVKFKRPILFSDELDLLSDSALELSYELEQLNLEVEQKTKELENIAMYDLLTGLPNRNMLNYQLRKSIANIGRYPGGVAVLFLDLDDFKKVNDSNGHTEGDKLLIQAAERVRLSVGKMDLACRFGGDEFVVVLGGLSSVNEAINIAEQLLAEFKQPIKLGSSIFYVSTSIGISYTESSKEKAENLIAHADIAMYEAKDNGGSQFHIYHQEMFQRVAHRVMLEGEVRQALAKQQFSLSLQPQLRATDNKIYGFEALLRWKHPERGMVSPEDFIPILENSQHMIELGYWIIHRCFELAVMIREQGLTDVRIAINLSAGQFIDKDLPGFLKNLLDEFSLSADIFELELTEQTLVKDIDHTIVMMDRLKVMGFSFAIDDFGTGYSSLAYIKKMPIDVIKIDKSFVFGMLENHADYQIIMSTIAMVKNLGLTVIAEGVETAAQLRSLTENNCDLIQGYYFSKPVPEIDLIAFIQEYTHNGYWKTQVGKD